Proteins from one Anthonomus grandis grandis chromosome 8, icAntGran1.3, whole genome shotgun sequence genomic window:
- the LOC126739559 gene encoding cytochrome c oxidase assembly protein COX18, mitochondrial isoform X3: MPTQDYHGGLLLFYQLFLLVVTVPLAIYQQSIAARLENLKLEMPDIANELKKEIGIAVRLYNWDERTARINYNRSIRKQWNHLVVRDNCHPLKTTVLLWVQLPLWLCLSISYRNLVYMLPHRDLNAQLTFAELMGGGFAFIPNLTIPDASWIFPIGLGLLNLVIIELQLLSRNPDIKPSRVQKIFTNVFRVLSVCLVPIAASVPSCLVLYWTTSSAFGMCQNLILLSPKVKRLFGIPKTAVEVKEPYKMIVTNFKSKLKM; this comes from the exons aTGCCTACACAGGACTACCATGGTGGGctactattattttatcaaCTATTCTTATTAG TTGTAACAGTACCCTTAGCAATTTACCAGCAAAGTATAGCAGCaagacttgaaaatttaaagctAGAAATGCCAGATATTGCAAATGagcttaaaaaagaaattgggaTTGCTGTAAGACTGTATAATTGGGACGAAAGGACTGCTCGAATTAACTACAACAGATCA ATTAGGAAACAATGGAACCACTTAGTAGTGCGAGATAATTGTCATCCTCTAAAAACTACCGTGTTGTTATGGGTTCAACTTCCCTTATGGCTATGTTTATCTATTAGTTATCGAAATCTGGTATATATGCTACCGCACAGAGACCTAAATGCCCAACTTACGTTCGCCGAATTAATGGGTGGAGGTTTTGCTTTTATACCAAATCTAACCATACCAGATGCTTCTTGGATATTCCCAATCGGCTTGGGACTTTTAAATTTGGTAATTATTGAG CTGCAACTGCTATCAAGAAATCCTGATATCAAACCCAGCAGAGTCCAGAAAATATTTACCAATGTTTTTCGGGTTTTGAGTGTTTGTCTTGTGCCTATTGCTGCATCAGTACCTTCG TGCTTAGTGTTATATTGGACAACATCCAGTGCTTTTGGAATGTgccaaaatctaattttattgtcTCCCAAAGTAAAAAGACTGTTTGGAATACCTAAAACTGCAGTTGAAGTTAAAGAACCTTACAAAATGAttgttacaaattttaaatctaagtTAAAGATGTGA
- the LOC126739559 gene encoding cytochrome c oxidase assembly protein COX18, mitochondrial isoform X2, whose amino-acid sequence MFKISIRQSSLSSVQSLAANQAGIFKTLSESTPVEYCQDFLVNFHAYTGLPWWATIILSTILIRSVVTVPLAIYQQSIAARLENLKLEMPDIANELKKEIGIAVRLYNWDERTARINYNRSIRKQWNHLVVRDNCHPLKTTVLLWVQLPLWLCLSISYRNLVYMLPHRDLNAQLTFAELMGGGFAFIPNLTIPDASWIFPIGLGLLNLVIIELQLLSRNPDIKPSRVQKIFTNVFRVLSVCLVPIAASVPSCLVLYWTTSSAFGMCQNLILLSPKVKRLFGIPKTAVEVKEPYKMIVTNFKSKLKM is encoded by the exons atgtttaaaatatctATCCGGCAAAGCTCACTG TCTTCTGTGCAGTCACTTGCTGCCAATCAGGCAGGAATATTTAAAACCCTCTCTGAAAGTACCCCCGTTGAGTACTGTCAAgactttttagttaattttcaTGCCTACACAGGACTACCATGGTGGGctactattattttatcaaCTATTCTTATTAG GTCAGTTGTAACAGTACCCTTAGCAATTTACCAGCAAAGTATAGCAGCaagacttgaaaatttaaagctAGAAATGCCAGATATTGCAAATGagcttaaaaaagaaattgggaTTGCTGTAAGACTGTATAATTGGGACGAAAGGACTGCTCGAATTAACTACAACAGATCA ATTAGGAAACAATGGAACCACTTAGTAGTGCGAGATAATTGTCATCCTCTAAAAACTACCGTGTTGTTATGGGTTCAACTTCCCTTATGGCTATGTTTATCTATTAGTTATCGAAATCTGGTATATATGCTACCGCACAGAGACCTAAATGCCCAACTTACGTTCGCCGAATTAATGGGTGGAGGTTTTGCTTTTATACCAAATCTAACCATACCAGATGCTTCTTGGATATTCCCAATCGGCTTGGGACTTTTAAATTTGGTAATTATTGAG CTGCAACTGCTATCAAGAAATCCTGATATCAAACCCAGCAGAGTCCAGAAAATATTTACCAATGTTTTTCGGGTTTTGAGTGTTTGTCTTGTGCCTATTGCTGCATCAGTACCTTCG TGCTTAGTGTTATATTGGACAACATCCAGTGCTTTTGGAATGTgccaaaatctaattttattgtcTCCCAAAGTAAAAAGACTGTTTGGAATACCTAAAACTGCAGTTGAAGTTAAAGAACCTTACAAAATGAttgttacaaattttaaatctaagtTAAAGATGTGA
- the LOC126739559 gene encoding cytochrome c oxidase assembly protein COX18, mitochondrial isoform X1 yields the protein MFKISIRQSSLVKHELESGNIFLKTNIKIVPYIYREHHLRTKHFSSAVSSCVNLDKPYSVFSIHNKLRPNQITLLQQKRHFSFQSSVQSLAANQAGIFKTLSESTPVEYCQDFLVNFHAYTGLPWWATIILSTILIRSVVTVPLAIYQQSIAARLENLKLEMPDIANELKKEIGIAVRLYNWDERTARINYNRSIRKQWNHLVVRDNCHPLKTTVLLWVQLPLWLCLSISYRNLVYMLPHRDLNAQLTFAELMGGGFAFIPNLTIPDASWIFPIGLGLLNLVIIELQLLSRNPDIKPSRVQKIFTNVFRVLSVCLVPIAASVPSCLVLYWTTSSAFGMCQNLILLSPKVKRLFGIPKTAVEVKEPYKMIVTNFKSKLKM from the exons atgtttaaaatatctATCCGGCAAAGCTCACTGGTAAAACATGAGCTGGAATcaggcaatatttttttaaaaaccaatataaaaatagtACCATATATTTATAGAGAACACCATTTAAGGACTAAACACTTCTCCTCAGCAGTTTCTAGTTGTGTAAATTTAGACAAGCCTTATTCTGTATTTAGTATTCACAATAAACTAAGACCAAACCAAATCACTTTGCTCcaacaaaaaagacacttttCCTTTCAGTCTTCTGTGCAGTCACTTGCTGCCAATCAGGCAGGAATATTTAAAACCCTCTCTGAAAGTACCCCCGTTGAGTACTGTCAAgactttttagttaattttcaTGCCTACACAGGACTACCATGGTGGGctactattattttatcaaCTATTCTTATTAG GTCAGTTGTAACAGTACCCTTAGCAATTTACCAGCAAAGTATAGCAGCaagacttgaaaatttaaagctAGAAATGCCAGATATTGCAAATGagcttaaaaaagaaattgggaTTGCTGTAAGACTGTATAATTGGGACGAAAGGACTGCTCGAATTAACTACAACAGATCA ATTAGGAAACAATGGAACCACTTAGTAGTGCGAGATAATTGTCATCCTCTAAAAACTACCGTGTTGTTATGGGTTCAACTTCCCTTATGGCTATGTTTATCTATTAGTTATCGAAATCTGGTATATATGCTACCGCACAGAGACCTAAATGCCCAACTTACGTTCGCCGAATTAATGGGTGGAGGTTTTGCTTTTATACCAAATCTAACCATACCAGATGCTTCTTGGATATTCCCAATCGGCTTGGGACTTTTAAATTTGGTAATTATTGAG CTGCAACTGCTATCAAGAAATCCTGATATCAAACCCAGCAGAGTCCAGAAAATATTTACCAATGTTTTTCGGGTTTTGAGTGTTTGTCTTGTGCCTATTGCTGCATCAGTACCTTCG TGCTTAGTGTTATATTGGACAACATCCAGTGCTTTTGGAATGTgccaaaatctaattttattgtcTCCCAAAGTAAAAAGACTGTTTGGAATACCTAAAACTGCAGTTGAAGTTAAAGAACCTTACAAAATGAttgttacaaattttaaatctaagtTAAAGATGTGA